The following nucleotide sequence is from Trifolium pratense cultivar HEN17-A07 linkage group LG2, ARS_RC_1.1, whole genome shotgun sequence.
aatcaaattttatacGGATCTTACTTACTAAAAATAGACATCAATTTTTTGTACTTGGGTTAGGAAATTATAGTTCATCGCTTCAAAAGTCATTACCTTATATGGTATTTTTCACTCTACACTCTTCATTTTAAATCCCTCTTATACATTTACCTGTTTTGTTAGTAGCTTATATTCAACCATTGGCATATATAGGCATTCAAACTTTGATGAAAATGCTAAGCAAAATATGTAGGTTCAAAAGATTTCTCGTTTTATTAATTGAGTTGATGAAAATGTACTTTATTTGGAAATTAAGCGAGTTAATATATGAGTTTGACATAAAGATAAAAATGGGCCCTGcatttccgtcaaaaaaaaaaaataaaaatgggccctgcatattattttattttcatttataaattGTAGATTTGAAGCTAAGCAGTTGACGAAATCAAGTGATCAGGCGTTTTTAGTTACCCATTGATGCTAATTTAGTGGTTGATTTGATGCTCATTATATGTAGGGACCATGTTTCTATCTAGTGctgttttttcaaaataaagtaCATCTATTTTTACATGTTTTTAATCATATTGTAGATGCAAAATATCTAccaattttatctttaaataaTTTCCAAGAAACCTGATTGGTTTTTTGAAAGTAAGCCTAGTGAACTCATGTGCTATATAGCCTTAATGTAAAAAGGTGTAGTAATTAATAATAGATGTAAAATGAAGATATGCAAattggtatttttattttaaaaaaatgatccACTAATTGATATTTGTTTAATTTCACAAATAATGATTTAAGGAAAATGACCCACTAATTGATATATCTGTTTAATTCCACAAATAATTATATAAGTAAAGAATTGTTGGCTGCAGCTTTAAGGAAGGGATAGTGATAAGCAAGTTTGAGGCATGAATCATGATAAGCCATATCAGGTGTTTACACACTTCACACCACTAAACCCACTATAATGACAGAAAGAGTAAAATACACTTAGTTTCCTAATAACAACAAACACAATCTTATGGTGGGATCCTTAATACATCATAAAAGATTGTTTATGATACTTTGAACAGATTTGTGCTGTTGGATGCAACAAAATACATCATGATCAAGGAGGTGTAGGATGCAATGATGAAACTGGGAGCCTCTCCTTTCTAAGTTCCTTGACAATAGCAGCAAGTGCTTCAGGGTTTACCCCAAGATCGCAGAGAGCAATGAGAATAGAAACTGTATGACGGTCTAAGCCCGTGTCTAGTATATTGGACATGTGAAATGCCAGGTCCAGAGCTTCTCGTGCACTTCTTGCAGCTTCTGGATCCATGCTAAAGGCTGAAATGTGAATATGATATACTTAATAGATCATAATTGCAAAAATGAAAACACCTAAATACAGGTCAAAGTTTCCCTCCAAACTACTATCTAAAACCTAAagccaatgttttaaaaactggaACAAAGGTCCAAACAGACGAGACCTCCTCCAGGTCATGGTTCAATTGATTCAACCAACAGTTGTAACAACGGAAGAAGAAGAGTCAAGTAACTGACTCTGCAAGTTACTCTCCATCTAATAGTTAGTTATCTTGTTAGTTGGTAGTTTTGGACCAATTCAGGCCTATTCCGCAGTGTACCTGTCCTATGCCGTGTGTATGTGCCGCTACGCGTAGTGCTAGAATGTTCAAATCTGAGGACAAGATCATTCAATTTCTTATGGGATTGAATGAACAGTATCACGGTGttcgataaaaataaatatggtgCTAAACTTCATAGATAACTCATGCAAATGTAAACAAAATATCCATCACAAATACATTAAAATCTATAACAAAGACAAGTCTTTATAGTATAAATTCAAACATCAAATCTCATGTAGATAAATATCACCTCTACAAAGAACACTTTGTTTCATTAGGGTTCATAAAATTCTTTATAGTATAACTTATATTTGCAGCAATTTTTCTAAAGTTTTCCTCCTCACAAACTTTactctatgaaaaaaaaaaaagtaaatttttcaatttttctaatctttcatttctttcatcCTCACAAGCTTTCCTCCtaaaaaatactcattttttCTGACATTGATCTTCAATTTTCGtatgcaaataaaaaaacaatttaggcAAAGTTCAATAAATCAAATAACCATTTATCAACAATAAATCAACGTAGAGAGtgaggaagagagagagagagacctgCGAGAGAACAGAAATCAGAGAGATGAGAGAACGACGGTGGACGCTTAGTAGGGAGATGCGATGGGCGGTGGTTGCACGGTGGTGGATTTTGTGTTTGCGTGTGGTGAGAACGAAATTTAGGTCGAATTCTAATTCAATTTTGGGGGTAAAGTGTgcaaattttgatttcttttggACCGGACGGTTTGCTTGCTGAAAAGGAAAGGCACCAGTTCCATGGGTTGTCCGGTTCGGACCATTAGTTTTTTACTTCTTAATTAGAAATTTAATTAGATctattctttttaattataatagtTTTTGAGTTTATTAGttagattttgtttttatacaattagaaatttaatttagccactagactactagaccaaaaaaaaaataaaattaatatcaaCGATGAATTGGTCTAAGTggtatgtattttattttgatccGTGGTTAGGAGTTTGATTCCGGCTCATCCgtatagaaaaaattcggttgggaggggGGAGAACCCAACTTATGTGCATCACATGTTGATGTAAAACTAAATTTGCAAACATCAATCAAATTCGTCCATGAATTATTCGAAATAGCTTAAACGTCTCTGAATTTGACATACGTCAATCAATTTCGTCCCTCAGTTATGTCCGTCAAATTTGGAGACATTTTAGTTATTTTGAATAATTCAAAGACAAATTTGATTATTTACTTGTAAAACTGTTCTATCCTTTAAATCCACAAAAGgaataaaattactatatgatatgataaattAGAAGAAACAATTGTGAAATTGATAGAAAATCAAGATTTCTATATAGAATATGAAAAGAAACTTCATATCatcatatatatcatatatataaagagagatTAAGAAACCATCAGAAAATAGATACAAGAAGATGAAAGAGTCTTAATAAGATGAAGCAGTGCTACTTGTATGCAATGCTACTAAAGAAGCATAGGTACCACCCTTATTGAGCAATGTGTCATGCTTTCCTTTTTCTTCAATCACTCCATTTTTAACAACTGCTATTGAATTTGCACCttttattgtagataatctatGAGCCACCACAATGGTGGTTCTGTCCACCCTCACTCTGTCAAGTGCATCTTGAACCACTTTTTCAGACTCAGCATCAAGTGCACTTGTGGCTTCATCTAGTAGTAATATTCTTGGACCGTTAACTACTGCTCTTGCAATTGCCACACGTTGCTTCTGTCCTCCAGATAGTTGAGTCCCTCTCTCCCCTACTATTGTATCATACCCCTGCATATGTTGTTTTTCATAGATAACTAGTTATTCAAAATATTGGATTTCACATGTTTATTGCAAAAGTTTTAAGAATAGATTTAACTCATTCAGTACTGACTTCGAATTGAAAGtgtatttggttttttttcaaCAGTCTAATTATTACTTAATGATCATAAcgatttgttttttcttttcaacaGTCTAATTATTAGTTAATGATGATAATTTGGTACAGTTAAAAAACGCACAATTTGTTAAGATTTTGGTTCGATTTGAAACTACAAAAATGGTGCACCGAACCTTTATACTAGTTCGTTTTGGTTTCGGATGAACCACTAACGGTTTGGCTAAGTTTTAAAGAATTGTAGTAACGGTTCAGTTCGGTGCACCATGTATGTGTTAGTGCTTCATAAATGGTTTGTTTTACCTGCTGCAAACTGCTAATGAACTTATGAGCATTTGCCAGTTCTGCCGCAGCTATAATTTCAGCCTCAGTTGCATTACCACCTTTTCCATAAGCAATGTTGGCTCTGATGGTGTCATTGAACAGCACAGGCTCTTGGCTTACCAGGCCCATTTGTTGCCTAAACCATTTAAGTTGTAGCTTTTGGATTTCTGTTCCATCCAGTTTAATCTGACCTGAATCTGGATCATAAAATCTTTGCAACAGTGAGATCACTGTTGATTTTCCACTTCCACTTTCTCCAACCAATGCAACTGTCTGATTGAAATAACTAAACTTTAAGCTTCCGTCAAAGAAATACCTAGATGGATTTTTATGATAGTGGTTTCTTGTGAGAATTATGCATTAAACC
It contains:
- the LOC123907192 gene encoding mitotic-spindle organizing protein 1B-like translates to MDPEAARSAREALDLAFHMSNILDTGLDRHTVSILIALCDLGVNPEALAAIVKELRKERLPVSSLHPTPP